TAAAGCCTGGAACAGACTTTAATCAAGTTTGAGGTGATTTTTATACTCAAGTATAGGCGATTTAAATAGCTTTGGCAAACAGGGTATACTGACGTATGGGTTGAGCATATCGATGGCTGATGTTTAGGGATGAATTACCTTGATACATAAGGGCATGAATTACGGATTTATAGCCTAACTTTTGGGCAATTTGATGACATTGCCACACCAAGAAACTCCCTAGCCCAGCGTAATCTTTTCGGGGCAAGATAGCAACGGTTTTCAGAATCACAGTCTCAACAGGTAAGTTCCGTTGTCTTAGGCAAAAATCCGGAAGAGCAAATAAAAAACCAACAATGGCGTTTCCTTGCTGCGCTAATACTACTAATTCTGGGTTAATGTAGCTACGGACTGGGTTATACTGCTCGATAAATTCGGACTCTGAGAGGGGTGTATATAAGAAATTTCGCGCAAATGCAATTCTAGAAACATGATAAATTTGACGGAGTTCTTCTTCCCACTTGTCCAAATTCAGGGGGCGAAGGGTAAGGTCGAGTTTTTTCAGGCGATCGCCGACTCGCTCTAAGCGACGATCGCCTTGATTTAAATCAGTGACTAAGGCAGAATAATAGCCAGCTAAAGGACTAAATCCAGCCTCTAGAATCTGTTCAACATAGTCTGGAGGATTGTTAGGTTCGAGAAAGAAAGCGGGATGCTCTCCTCGATCGGTAATCCAGCGATAATTGCGCCAAGTATTGCCATCAATAGGCGCAACGGCTAAAGTGCAATGGTGTTGCCCTAAAATCTCTAGACTACGACTCAATAAAGCTTTAGCGCTTTGACGATCTTGGGCAGCATAATGGCCAATTAATCCAAGGTTTTTTTGACCATAATTTGGCGTATTTTTCCACCAGAGGGAACAGCGAGCGACTAAGGTTTGATTGTGCAAAATTGCCAGATGTAGATCCGGTTGATGTTGCTTCAATTCAGTTGCACTGAGAGCAGAAATTCCGTCAACACTGGCTAAGATCTCTAGCTCAGATTCTCGATCAATTAAACGATAATCATACATAGAAAAATCCCCTTTACCCATGACCCATTACCCAAATGTTTAAGCTAATTGCCGATCCCAAAGCAACGATCGCCGATCGCCCGATCCACATCCACGTCTCATCTAGATTCCGGCAACTCCCTTGTAGGAGAGCAAAGACAATGGCGATTGGCCCCATGATCATGAATCCTTCTCCAGCATAGGCGATCGCCTGGCTGTCCCAGCCTTGAATCCATAAAAAAGGGACAAAAATTAACACCCATCCCTTCACCACAGAGCGCCCAATAAACCGCCAATTCGGTAATTGAGGATGAAATTGAGGTACAGCAATATCAATGATGGCTAGATGAGCCGCAAAGGCTAAGGTATAGGGATAAAAACAAAGGGTTTCACCCATGATTTTACCCAGTAATAACCATAAAATCCCGGTTGAGCCAATACTCAAAACTGCCCGCATGTCATGGCGACGTTCCTGGTATTGTTGAGTCCAAGGACAGAGTAAAGAATAGGCTAAAAATAGGATAACTGGAGCAATAAACCAGCGCCAATCTGCCAATACCCAAGTTAAATATCCGAACCAAGCACTCCCTAAAACAGCGCTATCATTGAGGGTCGTTCGGTGTCGCCAATTGAGGGTTAATAGGCCCACAATGAGGGTGAGAATGAGACGAAAAC
This sequence is a window from Roseofilum reptotaenium CS-1145. Protein-coding genes within it:
- a CDS encoding N-acetyltransferase — its product is MYDYRLIDRESELEILASVDGISALSATELKQHQPDLHLAILHNQTLVARCSLWWKNTPNYGQKNLGLIGHYAAQDRQSAKALLSRSLEILGQHHCTLAVAPIDGNTWRNYRWITDRGEHPAFFLEPNNPPDYVEQILEAGFSPLAGYYSALVTDLNQGDRRLERVGDRLKKLDLTLRPLNLDKWEEELRQIYHVSRIAFARNFLYTPLSESEFIEQYNPVRSYINPELVVLAQQGNAIVGFLFALPDFCLRQRNLPVETVILKTVAILPRKDYAGLGSFLVWQCHQIAQKLGYKSVIHALMYQGNSSLNISHRYAQPIRQYTLFAKAI